A region from the Branchiostoma lanceolatum isolate klBraLanc5 chromosome 2, klBraLanc5.hap2, whole genome shotgun sequence genome encodes:
- the LOC136426694 gene encoding uncharacterized protein, with the protein MKKLLAAGQEKGCTDLKQWTRDIINHFWWCCNKTNTYEDFIARWTGVLHHVCNEHRWALGCCEHLPITEETPRLKTWLVRGSLPHKKLSEILLNPRWLKTAHKFLRFRTTSDLESFQNHVLMYASKRYAFSPPVYEARCKLAALDYNEHKDRAVWVTKDGDIKYKRRFQKKSDRWSIYVPREPKTYNYIQDLQAEIVDARIDSNKGMSRTQPMSASDPRRLGTLARVAPVPTNDLVREHRSRSDMSAENSLL; encoded by the exons ATGAAGAAACTGTTGGCA gCTGGACAAGAGAAGGGGTGTACCGATCTCAAGCAGTGGACCAGGGACATCATCAACCATTTCTGGTGGTGCTGCAACAAGACTAACACCTACGAAGATTTCATT GCACGGTGGACTGGTGTGCTGCACCATGTGTGTAATGAACACAGGTGGGCACTTGGATGTTGCGAGCACCTGCCCATCACGGAGGAGACACCAAGGCTAAAAACCTGGCTTGTGAGGGGCTCCCTTCCACACAAGAAGCTGTCTGAGATCCTTCTAAATCCTAGATGGCTGAAGACCGCCCACAAGTTTCTACGCTTCCG AACAACATCAGACTTAGAGTCGTTCCAGAACCATGTTCTGATGTATGCTAGTAAGAGGTACGCCTTTAGTCCACCTGTGTACGAGGCTAGGTGTAAGCTCGCTGCCCTGGACTACAACGAACACAAGGACAGGGCAGTGTGGGTGACCAAGGATGGTGATATCAA GTACAAGAGACGGTTCCAAAAAAAGTCAGATCGATGGTCCATATATGTGCCCAGAGAACCGAAGACATACAACTACATCCAAGACCTGCAGGCTGAGATCGTCGACGCGAGAATCGACTCTAACAAGGGGATGAGCCGAACCCAGCCCATGTCAGCGAGCGACCCAAGGAGGCTTGGTACCCTTGCGAGAGTCGCACCAGTCCCTACCAACGACCTAGTCCGGGAGCACAGGTCTAGAAGTGATATGTCTGCAGAGAATTCTCTGTTGtga